The Engystomops pustulosus chromosome 4, aEngPut4.maternal, whole genome shotgun sequence genome contains a region encoding:
- the PCP2 gene encoding Purkinje cell protein 2 homolog isoform X2, whose protein sequence is MEPVDGAEEVQDRKDSMTDPESGLVEVSKEQEGFFNLLTHVQGARMDEQRCNIQIVHSKGDQERKNSNPVTPPPEMNHLMDMLAQSQSRRLDDQRAEFIQSPSFPDTMPTRRVSQDNGGLKEAEAVPFASGDDYFSFINQVHSRHLGKLLKNPGGQKKS, encoded by the exons ATGGAGCCAGTAGATGGAGCTGAGGAGGTGCAGGACAGGAAGGACTCCATGACTGATCCTGAATCGGGGCTTGTG GAAGTCAGTAAGGAACAAGAAGGTTTCTTCAACCTCCTCACCCATGTTCAAGGTGCAAGAATGGACGAGCAGAGATGCAACATCCAGATTGTCCACAGCAAAGGAGACCAAGAAAGAAAGAACAGCA ATCCAGTGACTCCACCACCTGAGATGAACCATTTGATGGACATGTTGGCGCAGTCACAAAGTCGTCGACTGGACGATCAGAGAGCAGAGTTTATCCAGTCTCCCTCATTTCCTGACACTATGCCTACTCGCAGGGTGTCCCAAGACAATGGGGGCCTGAAG GAAGCAGAAGCTGTGCCCTTTGCATCTGGAGATGATTATTTCAGCTTCATTAATCAAGTCCACAGCCGACATCTTGGGAAGCTTCTAAAAAATCCTGGAGgtcaaaaaaagtcttaa
- the PCP2 gene encoding Purkinje cell protein 2 homolog isoform X1: protein MEPVDGAEEVQDRKDSMTDPESGLVQEVSKEQEGFFNLLTHVQGARMDEQRCNIQIVHSKGDQERKNSNPVTPPPEMNHLMDMLAQSQSRRLDDQRAEFIQSPSFPDTMPTRRVSQDNGGLKEAEAVPFASGDDYFSFINQVHSRHLGKLLKNPGGQKKS from the exons ATGGAGCCAGTAGATGGAGCTGAGGAGGTGCAGGACAGGAAGGACTCCATGACTGATCCTGAATCGGGGCTTGTG CAGGAAGTCAGTAAGGAACAAGAAGGTTTCTTCAACCTCCTCACCCATGTTCAAGGTGCAAGAATGGACGAGCAGAGATGCAACATCCAGATTGTCCACAGCAAAGGAGACCAAGAAAGAAAGAACAGCA ATCCAGTGACTCCACCACCTGAGATGAACCATTTGATGGACATGTTGGCGCAGTCACAAAGTCGTCGACTGGACGATCAGAGAGCAGAGTTTATCCAGTCTCCCTCATTTCCTGACACTATGCCTACTCGCAGGGTGTCCCAAGACAATGGGGGCCTGAAG GAAGCAGAAGCTGTGCCCTTTGCATCTGGAGATGATTATTTCAGCTTCATTAATCAAGTCCACAGCCGACATCTTGGGAAGCTTCTAAAAAATCCTGGAGgtcaaaaaaagtcttaa
- the PCP2 gene encoding Purkinje cell protein 2 homolog isoform X3: MEPVDGAEEVQDRKDSMTDPESGLVQEVSKEQEGFFNLLTHVQGARMDEQRCNIQIVHSKGDQERKNSNPVTPPPEMNHLMDMLAQSQSRRLDDQRAEFIQSPSFPDTMPTRRVSQDNGGLKNKA, from the exons ATGGAGCCAGTAGATGGAGCTGAGGAGGTGCAGGACAGGAAGGACTCCATGACTGATCCTGAATCGGGGCTTGTG CAGGAAGTCAGTAAGGAACAAGAAGGTTTCTTCAACCTCCTCACCCATGTTCAAGGTGCAAGAATGGACGAGCAGAGATGCAACATCCAGATTGTCCACAGCAAAGGAGACCAAGAAAGAAAGAACAGCA ATCCAGTGACTCCACCACCTGAGATGAACCATTTGATGGACATGTTGGCGCAGTCACAAAGTCGTCGACTGGACGATCAGAGAGCAGAGTTTATCCAGTCTCCCTCATTTCCTGACACTATGCCTACTCGCAGGGTGTCCCAAGACAATGGGGGCCTGAAG AACAAAGCATAG